In the genome of Halostella limicola, one region contains:
- a CDS encoding mechanosensitive ion channel domain-containing protein: MAIAQTAGDPAGIVEQAIERFVGDLAAALPRVMGGLVFLALAVVGVKVVMMVVRAFLRRAFASEDPVYRQFLARVVGILLWFAVALAFLSVLGLGRIAAALGTASGFVALGVSYALSGMIEDAVAGIYLLRDPDFMPGDRITSGEKTGEVKAIELRKTRIEVDGDTLVRANGKIESEWTKHEGAALTADD; the protein is encoded by the coding sequence ATGGCCATCGCACAGACCGCCGGCGATCCGGCGGGCATCGTGGAGCAGGCGATCGAACGGTTCGTCGGCGATCTCGCGGCCGCGCTGCCGCGCGTCATGGGGGGACTGGTGTTCCTCGCGCTCGCCGTGGTCGGGGTGAAAGTGGTCATGATGGTCGTCCGCGCGTTCCTGCGGCGGGCGTTCGCGAGCGAGGATCCGGTGTACCGCCAGTTCCTCGCCCGCGTCGTCGGCATCCTGCTGTGGTTCGCGGTCGCGCTCGCCTTCCTCTCCGTGCTCGGCCTCGGTCGCATCGCCGCGGCGCTCGGGACGGCGAGCGGGTTCGTCGCGCTCGGCGTCTCCTACGCGCTCTCCGGGATGATCGAGGACGCAGTCGCCGGGATCTACCTGCTTCGCGACCCCGACTTCATGCCCGGCGACAGGATAACGTCCGGCGAGAAGACGGGCGAGGTGAAAGCGATCGAACTCCGCAAGACGCGGATCGAGGTCGACGGCGACACGCTGGTCCGGGCGAACGGGAAGATAGAGTCCGAGTGGACGAAACACGAGGGGGCAGCGCTGACCGCCGACGACTGA
- a CDS encoding pyridoxal-phosphate-dependent aminotransferase family protein, producing MDRNPDDPPEVGELTPPDRTLMGPGPSDVHPRVLRAMSTPLVGHLDPSFVEIMDEVQELLRYTFRTDNQWTIPVSGTGSASMEAAIGNLVEPGDTMLVPTNGYFGGRMESMAERAGGEVVHVDAPWGEPLDPADVEAAFAEHQPDVFGFVHAETSTGVKQPDVPELTRIAHEHDAYVIADCVTSLGGVELRVDEWDVDVAYSGPQKCLSCPPGASPLTLNDRAMDKVLSREEPARSWYLDLSLLEGYWGDERAYHHTAPITNVYALRESLRLVAEEGIESRWERHLEVAGALKAGVEAMGLEMNAPDDYWLPSLNAVRVPDGVTDGEVIEALLDDYDLEIAGGLGDLSGEIFRIGCMGHSASPKNVSFLMSALGDVLDRKGADVDVDAGLSATSDRLG from the coding sequence ATGGATCGCAATCCCGACGACCCGCCGGAGGTCGGTGAGCTCACACCGCCGGACAGGACGCTGATGGGGCCCGGACCGAGCGACGTACACCCCCGGGTGCTTCGGGCGATGAGTACCCCGCTGGTCGGACACCTCGACCCGTCGTTCGTCGAGATCATGGACGAGGTGCAGGAACTGCTCCGATACACGTTCCGCACCGACAACCAGTGGACCATCCCCGTCTCCGGGACGGGATCGGCGTCGATGGAGGCGGCCATCGGCAACCTCGTCGAGCCCGGCGACACCATGCTCGTCCCGACGAACGGCTACTTCGGCGGGCGCATGGAGAGCATGGCCGAGCGCGCCGGCGGCGAGGTGGTCCACGTCGACGCACCGTGGGGCGAACCGCTCGATCCCGCCGACGTCGAGGCGGCGTTCGCCGAGCACCAGCCCGACGTGTTCGGGTTCGTCCACGCCGAGACGAGCACGGGCGTGAAGCAGCCGGACGTCCCGGAACTGACCCGGATCGCCCACGAGCACGACGCGTACGTGATCGCCGACTGCGTCACGTCGCTGGGCGGCGTCGAGCTGCGCGTGGACGAGTGGGACGTCGACGTCGCGTACTCCGGGCCGCAGAAGTGCCTCTCCTGTCCCCCGGGCGCGAGCCCGCTCACCCTGAACGACCGGGCGATGGACAAGGTGCTCTCCCGCGAGGAGCCCGCCCGCTCGTGGTACCTCGACCTCTCGCTTTTGGAGGGGTACTGGGGCGACGAGCGCGCCTACCACCACACCGCGCCGATCACGAACGTGTATGCGCTCCGCGAGTCCCTGCGGCTAGTCGCCGAGGAGGGCATCGAGAGCCGCTGGGAGCGCCATCTGGAGGTCGCCGGCGCGCTCAAGGCCGGCGTCGAGGCGATGGGCCTGGAGATGAACGCGCCGGACGACTACTGGCTCCCGAGCCTCAACGCCGTGCGCGTCCCCGACGGCGTCACCGACGGCGAGGTGATCGAGGCCCTGCTCGACGACTACGACCTGGAGATAGCAGGCGGCCTCGGCGACCTGTCGGGCGAAATCTTCCGCATCGGCTGTATGGGTCACTCCGCGAGCCCGAAGAACGTCTCGTTCCTCATGAGCGCGCTGGGCGACGTGCTAGACAGAAAAGGCGCGGACGTGGACGTCGACGCCGGCCTCTCGGCGACGAGCGACCGCCTCGGCTAG
- a CDS encoding DUF7116 family protein yields the protein MGPVSTPLDEQARSIFNDLGYTVTGDGEEFRAEREWKSVRVTVTEDADETPDSGRLRCFVTYREQAPRLRDRLQRSEPEYEWAIICVEDDDEYEVVRAPPCRDTAV from the coding sequence ATGGGACCTGTTAGCACGCCCCTCGACGAACAGGCCAGATCGATCTTCAACGACCTGGGGTACACCGTCACCGGCGACGGCGAGGAGTTCCGCGCCGAACGCGAGTGGAAGTCCGTCCGCGTGACGGTAACCGAAGACGCCGACGAGACCCCCGACTCCGGACGACTCCGCTGTTTCGTCACCTACCGTGAACAGGCCCCGCGTCTCCGCGACCGCCTCCAGCGCTCGGAGCCGGAGTACGAGTGGGCGATCATCTGCGTCGAGGACGACGACGAGTACGAGGTCGTCCGCGCGCCGCCCTGCCGCGACACCGCCGTCTAG
- a CDS encoding DUF5816 domain-containing protein — METRTTPEGDTVHVDREAAERGSDGPFFVAYLTPDRERKYGWFCANCETFDNAMDSMGRIECNVCGNFRKPTEWDAAHE, encoded by the coding sequence ATGGAGACGCGAACGACGCCGGAGGGCGACACCGTACACGTCGATCGGGAGGCGGCCGAGCGCGGCTCTGACGGCCCCTTCTTCGTCGCCTACCTGACGCCGGACCGCGAGCGCAAGTACGGCTGGTTCTGCGCCAACTGCGAGACGTTCGACAACGCGATGGACTCGATGGGGCGCATCGAGTGCAATGTCTGCGGCAACTTCCGGAAGCCGACCGAGTGGGACGCCGCCCACGAGTGA
- a CDS encoding bacterio-opsin activator domain-containing protein, producing MTAQPTTETVVQENVGAGLRRPGSGEEITVVCVNGVRSDDHAARIGATAVARDRGIDVLGVETAAEALSALEEFGVDCVVSPYRLRSENGLSLLEEVRKRVPKLPFILVPQFGTEEIASRAISAGVTDYLPCDGSDEQVTVLAGKIVSAVENYRTERELQRGYRALETAQEGISILDENGDFVYVNEEYADIYGYDREEMIGEPWESLYPEGHTDDIHDNVLPQVYGQGTWRGLTTGLRADGSTFPEDHSLAETDDGGLVCVVRDVTELRKDARERRRREQHLRELYEITSDPDLDFEEQLDRVLALGCEMFDLGMGMLWKKEGDRFRLVDSRGAPDEFEAGDTTVRPAPGNYCHETVGGDGPVAVEDVSEAGWGDDPLTEEYGLGCFLGAGIAVSEDVYGTLVFTDDDARDREFSEVEITFLDLMRQWVSQGLERERRRTQLAALNEMSRDLMGAETSEAIGERVIAGAAGPLDLPLSAVVLYDPDDGDLKPAATTECGDEVLPLSELCAPGDGLAWDAFVSSEVRTVTDGEASLPEGVSELVAVPLGKHGAFLTATGERFAATDRDCIETTGATLQAALERSERSRLIQQRERTLEEKNEKLERLNRINTVIRNIDQGLVRASSREEIERVVCEYLADVGPYELAWVGTHDEVTGEVVPSEWAGTNGGYLDEITVTVGDEPTAQGPTGRAVATREPQATENALTDPPFEPWRQAALNRGFRSSIALPLLYEGSLYGVLNVYAADPETFRGIERAVLEELSDTVAYAINAVESKKALVGERVVELELDVRDSGLGVVPLTEETGCEFAFERIVPGADGGFRVFFSTRGVPAATVEEHIPDLCVRDLSLVSEYAGEDGPQCLFEATLTGGNVFETVLEHGGVVEEIEGADGEVTATITVGSESDVRGFVETFENAYPESELVGKRERERTLRSRRGFRSDLEETLTDRQLEVLKVAFFSGFFESPRERTGSEVAASLDVSQPTFNNHMRAAQRKLCALLFDDWATPGR from the coding sequence ATGACCGCACAACCCACTACAGAGACAGTCGTACAGGAGAACGTCGGGGCCGGTCTCCGTCGTCCTGGTTCGGGCGAGGAGATAACCGTCGTCTGCGTCAACGGCGTCCGGTCGGACGACCACGCCGCTCGCATCGGGGCGACGGCAGTAGCGCGGGACCGCGGCATCGACGTACTCGGCGTCGAGACCGCGGCTGAAGCGCTCTCCGCCCTCGAGGAGTTCGGCGTGGACTGCGTCGTCAGCCCGTACCGCCTCCGGAGCGAGAACGGGCTGTCGCTGCTGGAAGAGGTCCGGAAACGGGTTCCGAAGCTCCCGTTCATCCTCGTGCCGCAGTTCGGGACCGAGGAGATAGCGAGCCGGGCCATCTCCGCCGGCGTGACCGATTACCTCCCGTGCGACGGGAGCGACGAGCAGGTCACGGTACTGGCCGGAAAGATCGTCAGCGCCGTCGAGAACTACCGGACCGAGCGGGAACTCCAGCGAGGGTATCGCGCGCTCGAAACGGCACAGGAGGGGATCAGCATCCTCGACGAGAACGGCGACTTCGTCTACGTGAACGAGGAGTACGCCGACATCTACGGATACGACCGCGAGGAGATGATCGGCGAGCCCTGGGAGTCGCTGTACCCCGAGGGCCACACGGACGACATCCACGACAACGTGCTACCGCAGGTGTACGGTCAGGGGACCTGGCGCGGCCTGACGACCGGTCTCCGCGCGGACGGGAGCACGTTCCCGGAGGACCACTCGCTCGCGGAGACCGACGACGGCGGGCTCGTCTGCGTCGTCCGCGACGTGACCGAACTCCGGAAGGACGCGCGCGAGCGGCGACGACGGGAGCAGCACCTCCGCGAACTGTACGAGATCACGTCCGATCCCGACCTCGACTTCGAGGAGCAACTCGACCGCGTGCTGGCGCTCGGCTGCGAGATGTTCGACCTCGGGATGGGGATGCTCTGGAAAAAAGAGGGGGACCGCTTCCGGCTCGTCGACTCCCGCGGCGCGCCGGACGAGTTCGAGGCGGGCGACACGACGGTTCGACCCGCGCCCGGCAACTACTGTCACGAAACCGTCGGCGGGGACGGCCCCGTCGCCGTTGAGGACGTGAGCGAGGCGGGCTGGGGGGACGACCCCCTGACCGAAGAGTACGGCCTCGGCTGCTTCCTCGGCGCCGGAATCGCCGTCAGCGAGGACGTCTACGGGACGCTCGTGTTCACCGACGACGACGCCCGGGATCGGGAGTTCTCGGAGGTCGAGATCACCTTCCTCGACCTGATGCGACAGTGGGTGAGCCAGGGACTGGAGCGCGAGCGCCGGCGGACGCAACTCGCCGCGCTCAACGAGATGAGCCGCGACCTGATGGGCGCCGAGACGTCGGAGGCGATCGGCGAACGGGTCATCGCGGGAGCCGCGGGGCCGCTCGACCTGCCGCTGTCGGCGGTCGTACTGTACGACCCCGACGACGGGGACCTGAAACCGGCCGCGACGACTGAGTGCGGCGACGAAGTACTGCCGCTCTCCGAGCTGTGCGCCCCGGGCGACGGGCTCGCCTGGGACGCGTTCGTGTCGAGCGAGGTCCGCACCGTCACCGACGGCGAGGCGTCGCTCCCCGAGGGCGTCAGCGAACTCGTCGCCGTCCCGCTGGGCAAGCACGGCGCCTTCCTCACCGCGACGGGGGAGCGATTCGCCGCGACGGACCGCGACTGCATCGAGACGACGGGCGCCACCCTGCAGGCGGCGCTCGAGCGCTCGGAGCGCTCCCGGCTCATCCAGCAGCGAGAGCGGACCCTGGAGGAGAAAAACGAGAAGCTCGAGCGCCTGAACCGAATCAACACCGTCATCCGCAACATCGATCAGGGGCTCGTCCGCGCGTCGAGCAGGGAGGAAATAGAGCGGGTCGTCTGCGAGTACCTCGCGGACGTGGGGCCGTACGAGCTGGCCTGGGTCGGGACCCACGACGAGGTCACCGGCGAGGTGGTGCCGTCCGAGTGGGCCGGAACCAACGGAGGCTACCTGGACGAGATCACGGTGACGGTCGGGGACGAGCCGACCGCACAGGGCCCGACCGGGCGGGCGGTCGCGACGCGCGAACCGCAGGCGACGGAGAACGCGCTCACCGATCCGCCGTTCGAGCCCTGGCGGCAGGCGGCGCTGAACCGCGGCTTTCGGTCGAGCATCGCGCTCCCGCTCCTGTACGAGGGGTCGCTCTACGGCGTTTTGAACGTCTACGCCGCCGACCCCGAGACGTTCCGGGGGATCGAGCGCGCCGTCCTGGAGGAGCTGTCGGACACCGTCGCGTACGCCATCAACGCCGTCGAGAGCAAGAAGGCGCTGGTCGGCGAGCGCGTCGTGGAGCTGGAACTCGACGTCCGCGACTCCGGGCTCGGCGTCGTCCCGCTGACCGAGGAGACCGGGTGCGAGTTCGCCTTCGAGCGGATCGTTCCGGGGGCCGACGGCGGCTTCCGCGTGTTCTTCTCGACCCGCGGCGTCCCGGCGGCGACGGTCGAGGAGCACATCCCGGATCTCTGCGTCCGCGACCTCTCGCTCGTCTCCGAGTACGCGGGCGAGGACGGCCCCCAGTGCCTCTTCGAGGCGACGCTGACCGGCGGCAACGTGTTCGAGACCGTGCTCGAGCACGGCGGCGTCGTCGAGGAGATCGAGGGCGCCGACGGAGAGGTCACCGCCACGATCACCGTCGGCAGCGAGAGCGACGTTCGCGGGTTCGTCGAGACGTTCGAAAACGCCTATCCCGAGTCCGAACTCGTGGGCAAGCGCGAGCGCGAGCGCACCCTCCGGTCGCGTCGGGGGTTCCGGTCGGACCTTGAGGAGACGCTGACGGACCGCCAGCTCGAAGTCCTGAAGGTGGCCTTCTTCAGCGGGTTCTTCGAGTCGCCGCGCGAGCGCACCGGGAGCGAGGTCGCCGCCTCGCTCGACGTCTCGCAACCGACGTTCAACAACCACATGCGCGCCGCCCAGCGCAAGCTCTGCGCGCTGCTGTTCGACGACTGGGCGACGCCCGGTCGGTGA
- a CDS encoding universal stress protein, whose amino-acid sequence MDRVVVPVRYPLTEHSQKTLSEAVSIADERDAELTVLHVNLYQNGKSVRRSDLKRAVEQAFGDLPNARYAVRTGFLIEESILEEVAAEDADVVVIGHKQVGRWRRMLRRIVGEPDIETYLNQRLSCEIVTVGLR is encoded by the coding sequence ATGGATCGCGTGGTCGTCCCCGTTCGCTACCCTCTCACGGAACACTCACAGAAGACGCTCTCCGAGGCCGTCTCGATCGCCGACGAGCGCGACGCCGAACTGACGGTGCTTCATGTCAACCTCTACCAGAACGGGAAGAGCGTCAGGCGGTCAGACCTGAAACGCGCGGTCGAGCAAGCGTTCGGCGACCTGCCGAACGCGCGCTACGCCGTTCGGACGGGCTTTCTCATCGAGGAGTCGATCCTGGAGGAGGTGGCCGCCGAGGACGCGGACGTGGTGGTCATCGGCCACAAGCAGGTCGGCCGGTGGCGGCGGATGCTCCGCCGGATCGTCGGCGAACCCGACATCGAGACCTACCTCAACCAGCGGCTCTCCTGCGAGATCGTGACCGTCGGCCTGCGGTGA
- a CDS encoding mechanosensitive ion channel family protein: MRTYGVLQSTVVRWLRDNVPGYLLDTVAAALILVAGWYVSKLAVRLLGRTVARHFRRPSVTRTVLRSVRTAILLVTVSVAAVQIGWFRPGDVLISVTVFSAVIGVILAPIVGSIINGLFVLADQPFEIGDMIELADRGERGFVEDITLRYTKMFTLDNTFIVIPNSTVRERDVINHSAEDERTRLALTIQVTYESNVERARNLMERAARDVDDVISGGPNIRIGAARYPASPTCYIDEYADSGVNLTLRYWAKQPYKLLTVRSKVNERLRASLADAEDVAIAYPHQHLVFDETSGTADVRVSGAEGPADGEGRTDDPTDGERSPPGDEVADGGSASSPDADSSGDPK, encoded by the coding sequence GTGCGAACGTACGGCGTCCTCCAGTCGACCGTCGTCCGCTGGCTCCGGGACAACGTGCCGGGCTACCTCCTCGACACCGTGGCGGCGGCGCTCATCCTCGTCGCCGGCTGGTACGTCTCGAAGCTCGCGGTCCGCCTCCTCGGGCGCACGGTGGCGCGGCACTTCCGCCGCCCGAGCGTCACCCGGACCGTCCTCCGGTCGGTCCGAACCGCGATACTGCTCGTCACCGTCAGCGTGGCCGCCGTCCAGATCGGCTGGTTCCGCCCCGGCGACGTGCTCATCTCCGTCACCGTCTTCTCCGCGGTCATCGGTGTCATCCTCGCGCCCATCGTCGGGAGCATCATCAACGGCCTGTTCGTCCTCGCCGACCAGCCCTTCGAGATCGGCGACATGATCGAACTGGCCGACCGCGGCGAGCGGGGGTTCGTCGAGGACATCACGCTCCGGTACACGAAGATGTTCACGCTCGACAACACGTTCATCGTCATTCCGAACTCGACGGTCCGCGAGCGCGACGTGATCAACCACTCGGCGGAGGACGAGCGCACCCGACTCGCGCTGACGATACAGGTGACCTACGAGAGCAACGTCGAGCGCGCCCGAAACCTGATGGAACGCGCGGCCCGCGACGTCGACGACGTCATCTCCGGCGGCCCGAACATCCGCATCGGGGCCGCTCGCTACCCGGCCAGTCCGACCTGCTACATCGACGAGTACGCCGACAGCGGGGTGAACCTGACCCTCCGGTACTGGGCGAAGCAGCCGTACAAGCTCCTCACCGTCCGGTCGAAGGTCAACGAGCGCCTCCGGGCGTCGCTCGCGGACGCCGAGGACGTGGCGATCGCCTACCCCCATCAGCACCTCGTGTTCGACGAGACGAGCGGCACCGCGGACGTGCGTGTCAGCGGAGCGGAGGGCCCCGCCGACGGCGAGGGGCGCACGGACGACCCGACCGACGGCGAGCGATCGCCCCCGGGCGACGAAGTCGCAGACGGCGGTTCGGCGTCCTCACCGGACGCGGACTCTTCGGGCGACCCGAAGTGA
- a CDS encoding proteasome assembly chaperone family protein: MPSGPRRDPSFDVRADSDVPKTVIAGFSSFGLAGLTAVDYLADHLDLAASGYVRAEGLPTITPFEEGRPRHATEILTGDDFDAAVLKSELFVPVWAAERFGKAVIEWTEDAGVEEVTILSGIPIAHGPDDHRTFHVAADDYREARLADADVPPMRSGFLDGVEAALVEHGMTTDMRVGVLITPVHAQGPDADAALRLLETVQEVHGMEFDTDPLREFSDRVKQYYAGLSERLDKEAEADRPDDRMFM, from the coding sequence ATGCCTTCGGGACCGCGACGCGATCCGAGCTTCGACGTGCGAGCCGACAGCGACGTACCGAAGACGGTGATCGCCGGCTTCTCGTCGTTCGGCCTCGCCGGCCTGACCGCCGTCGACTACCTCGCGGACCACCTCGACCTCGCGGCGAGCGGGTACGTCCGGGCCGAGGGCCTCCCGACGATCACCCCCTTCGAGGAGGGGCGACCGCGCCACGCGACGGAGATCCTGACGGGCGACGACTTCGACGCGGCGGTGCTCAAGTCGGAGCTGTTCGTCCCGGTGTGGGCGGCGGAGCGGTTCGGGAAGGCCGTCATCGAGTGGACCGAAGACGCCGGCGTCGAGGAGGTGACGATACTGTCGGGCATCCCGATCGCGCACGGGCCGGACGACCACAGGACGTTCCACGTCGCCGCCGACGACTACCGCGAGGCGCGCCTCGCGGACGCCGACGTGCCGCCGATGCGCAGCGGCTTCCTCGACGGCGTCGAAGCGGCGCTCGTGGAGCACGGGATGACCACCGACATGCGGGTGGGCGTCCTCATCACGCCGGTCCACGCTCAGGGACCGGACGCGGACGCGGCGCTGCGCCTGCTCGAAACCGTCCAGGAGGTCCACGGGATGGAGTTCGACACGGACCCGCTCCGGGAGTTCTCGGACCGGGTGAAGCAGTACTACGCCGGCCTCTCGGAGCGTCTCGACAAGGAGGCCGAGGCGGACCGGCCCGACGACCGGATGTTCATGTAA
- the trmB gene encoding HTH-type sugar sensing transcriptional regulator TrmB, which translates to MTTNDLRSTMERVGERFNLGEYEIEAYLTVLEHGQLTASEIADRTEIPQPRVYDTVRSLSDRGLVELRESRPMKIIAVNPDDAYADVQSSLSEMVSELESRYTAPARDTEAVSLVKSRSTILRYLEEIVEEAEYELSLSLTPELLERFEDDLVAAQRRGVSIELLMTPAAAAPDPDEFDYLQVCTTARARRGITTPVIAVADGEYSIYATQDALRDDQDRYGVIFNRSALGFLVSGFFGTVLWTTAKETLAADGNDRPFPRRYASIRRCVKHLIESGGEFYATIQGRDVETGESRLVEGKVVDIAFEASEEVAGLTVETDAGEVEIGGQVAAFEDVEAHEIRIGRDEPPEYEP; encoded by the coding sequence ATGACCACGAACGACCTCCGCTCGACGATGGAGCGGGTCGGCGAACGCTTCAACCTCGGGGAGTACGAGATAGAGGCCTACCTGACGGTGTTAGAGCACGGTCAGCTGACGGCGAGCGAGATCGCCGACCGGACGGAGATCCCCCAGCCGCGGGTGTACGACACGGTGCGGAGCCTGAGCGACCGCGGCCTCGTCGAGCTTCGCGAGTCCCGTCCGATGAAGATCATCGCGGTGAACCCGGACGACGCTTACGCGGACGTCCAGTCGTCGCTGTCGGAGATGGTGTCCGAGCTCGAATCCCGGTACACCGCCCCCGCCCGCGACACCGAGGCGGTGTCGCTCGTGAAGTCCCGCTCGACCATCCTTCGCTACCTGGAGGAGATCGTGGAGGAGGCCGAGTACGAGCTGTCGCTCTCGCTGACGCCGGAGCTGCTGGAGCGGTTCGAGGACGACCTCGTCGCCGCGCAGCGCCGGGGTGTGAGCATCGAGCTCCTGATGACCCCGGCGGCGGCCGCGCCGGACCCCGACGAGTTCGACTACCTGCAGGTCTGTACGACCGCCCGCGCGCGCCGCGGCATCACGACGCCGGTCATCGCGGTGGCCGACGGCGAGTACTCCATCTACGCCACGCAGGACGCGCTGCGGGACGACCAGGACCGCTACGGCGTCATCTTCAACCGCTCCGCGCTCGGCTTCCTCGTCAGCGGGTTCTTCGGCACCGTCCTCTGGACGACGGCGAAGGAGACCCTGGCCGCGGACGGCAACGACCGGCCGTTCCCCCGGCGCTACGCCTCCATCCGCCGGTGCGTGAAACACCTCATCGAGTCCGGCGGCGAGTTCTACGCGACGATCCAGGGGCGTGACGTCGAGACCGGCGAGTCGCGCCTCGTCGAGGGGAAAGTCGTCGACATCGCCTTCGAGGCAAGCGAGGAGGTCGCGGGGCTCACCGTCGAGACGGACGCTGGCGAGGTCGAGATCGGCGGGCAGGTCGCCGCCTTCGAGGACGTCGAGGCTCACGAAATTCGGATCGGGCGCGACGAGCCGCCGGAGTACGAGCCCTGA
- a CDS encoding aldo/keto reductase, producing MEYTYLGDTGLEVSRFCLGCMNFGSGEPWMIGDREQSREIIDRAIDLGINFLDTANVYSRGESEEIVGEAIDGRRDELVVATKVYGPMREGPNGQGLSRKHVLEQAEKSLDRLGTDYVDLYQIHRWDENTPIEETLSALDHLVSEGKVRYIGASTMPNWKFQRALYAADVENYERFVCMQPEYNAVDRHEEANLLPVCEEEGVGVIPWSPLAGGFLTGKYERDSDPEEGLRADADEYTRNRFIEENWAVLDEIRGIADEKDASPAQVSLAWLLHKPVVDAPIIGPRTIDHLEENVAAIDVDLTDEEIARIEEPKRPSWPAEGKD from the coding sequence ATGGAGTACACGTACCTCGGCGACACGGGCCTCGAGGTGTCGCGGTTCTGCCTCGGCTGCATGAACTTCGGCTCCGGGGAGCCGTGGATGATCGGGGACAGAGAGCAGAGCAGGGAGATAATCGACCGCGCGATCGACCTCGGTATCAACTTCCTCGACACCGCGAACGTCTACTCGCGCGGCGAGAGCGAGGAGATCGTCGGCGAGGCCATCGACGGACGACGGGACGAACTGGTGGTCGCGACGAAGGTGTACGGGCCGATGCGCGAGGGGCCGAACGGGCAGGGGCTCTCTCGCAAGCACGTCTTGGAACAGGCCGAGAAGAGCCTCGACCGCCTCGGCACCGACTACGTCGACCTCTACCAGATCCATCGCTGGGACGAGAACACACCGATCGAGGAGACGCTGTCCGCGCTGGACCACCTCGTGAGCGAGGGGAAAGTCCGCTACATCGGCGCGAGCACGATGCCGAACTGGAAGTTCCAGCGGGCGCTGTACGCGGCCGACGTGGAGAACTACGAGCGGTTCGTCTGCATGCAGCCGGAGTACAACGCCGTCGACCGCCACGAGGAGGCGAACCTCCTGCCGGTCTGCGAGGAGGAGGGTGTCGGCGTGATCCCCTGGTCGCCGCTTGCCGGGGGTTTCCTGACGGGCAAGTACGAGCGGGACTCCGACCCCGAGGAGGGCCTGCGGGCCGACGCCGACGAGTACACGCGGAACCGCTTCATCGAGGAGAACTGGGCGGTGCTGGACGAGATCCGCGGGATCGCGGACGAGAAGGACGCCTCGCCGGCGCAGGTGAGCCTCGCGTGGCTGTTGCACAAGCCGGTCGTCGACGCGCCGATCATCGGCCCGCGGACGATCGACCACCTCGAGGAGAACGTCGCGGCGATCGACGTCGACCTGACCGACGAGGAGATCGCCCGGATCGAGGAGCCGAAACGGCCCTCGTGGCCGGCGGAGGGGAAGGACTGA
- a CDS encoding TrmB family transcriptional regulator, whose translation MDSDELTEVLEDAGLSPYQADAYVAVLELGASPATDIAEASSVPDPRIYDVLRDLERKGYIETYEQGSLHARAHSPADVLDDLQTRAERFSSAAEEIEERWNQPAMENHRVSIVKRFETVLDHAESLIETAENQIQLSANPEQYERLAPALRTALDNGVDVKLSLYTPDGSDASLPDAADLAETCTQARHRRLPSPFVALVDRTWTCFTPHTRSVNEYGILVDDRTHTYVFHWYFLTCLWEVWEPLYAQNSDGPPMTYVDIRQCVRDVEPLLDDGATVEVAVEGFETATDERVQLSGRIVETEYAGVSSPDATEPPLSQLAGQVHVVVDTGDREWVVGGWGAMLEEIEAVRITVTDVSA comes from the coding sequence ATGGACAGCGACGAACTCACCGAAGTCCTCGAAGACGCCGGCCTCTCGCCGTATCAGGCCGACGCGTACGTCGCGGTGCTGGAACTCGGCGCCTCGCCCGCGACCGACATCGCGGAGGCGAGTTCCGTGCCGGACCCGCGGATCTACGACGTCCTTCGCGACCTCGAACGGAAGGGGTACATCGAGACGTACGAGCAGGGGAGCCTCCACGCCCGCGCGCACAGCCCCGCCGACGTGCTGGACGACCTCCAGACCCGCGCCGAGCGGTTCTCGTCGGCCGCCGAGGAGATAGAGGAGCGGTGGAACCAGCCGGCGATGGAGAACCACCGCGTGAGCATCGTCAAGCGGTTCGAGACCGTGCTCGACCACGCGGAGTCGCTGATCGAGACGGCGGAGAACCAGATCCAGCTCTCGGCGAACCCCGAGCAGTACGAGCGACTGGCGCCCGCGCTCCGGACGGCCCTCGACAACGGCGTCGACGTGAAGCTCTCCCTGTACACGCCGGACGGGTCGGACGCGAGCCTCCCCGACGCGGCCGACCTGGCCGAGACCTGTACCCAGGCGCGCCACAGGCGGCTCCCCTCGCCGTTCGTGGCCCTCGTCGATCGGACGTGGACGTGCTTCACGCCCCACACCAGATCCGTCAACGAGTACGGCATCCTCGTCGACGACCGGACGCACACCTACGTCTTTCACTGGTACTTCCTCACCTGCCTGTGGGAGGTGTGGGAGCCCCTGTACGCGCAGAACAGCGACGGGCCGCCGATGACGTACGTCGACATCCGGCAGTGCGTGCGCGACGTCGAGCCGCTGCTCGACGACGGGGCGACAGTCGAGGTGGCCGTCGAGGGGTTCGAGACCGCGACCGACGAACGCGTCCAGCTCTCCGGGCGGATCGTCGAGACGGAGTACGCCGGCGTCTCGTCGCCTGACGCCACCGAGCCGCCGCTCTCGCAACTCGCCGGGCAGGTGCACGTCGTCGTCGACACGGGCGACCGCGAGTGGGTCGTCGGGGGCTGGGGGGCGATGCTGGAGGAGATCGAGGCCGTCCGGATCACCGTCACCGACGTCTCCGCCTGA